A portion of the Cyanobium sp. PCC 7001 genome contains these proteins:
- a CDS encoding pitrilysin family protein has translation MSRWTSSRLAGGLPLVSQHRPGVGLVAARLWIRGGSSVEGPGMRGAMQLLAGVMTRGCGELDAEQLADLVEGRGAALRSEAHEDALVISLKCASSDLLELLPLLIAMARDPALEDDQVTLERDLNLQNLQRQQEDPFQLAHDHLRRLLYDDGPYGHDPLGVPDELSRLGPGEIRPQLADLGRHGAVLVLCGDLPDPDAVRQCLNAQLALTPWPTAAPQPAPQPAPLRPGSAGADLALVPQDTEQLVLMLGSATVPLGNPDALCLRLLQAHAGVGMSSRLFVVMREERGLAYDVGVHMPGRCGPSPFVWHMSTSADRAAEALDCLLDEWMELGRSPLNEDELVLAKAKFRGQEAMGRQTCGQVADRQALVLGHGLPATYVHDALAEAEGLAAISLQAAAQRQLEQPRLSLCGPGPALEAAAEVWRRRQPHGPPDTR, from the coding sequence ATGAGTCGCTGGACCTCCAGCCGCCTCGCTGGCGGCCTTCCCCTGGTGAGCCAGCACCGCCCCGGCGTCGGCCTGGTGGCGGCGCGCCTCTGGATCCGTGGCGGCAGCAGCGTGGAAGGGCCCGGGATGCGAGGGGCCATGCAGCTGCTGGCCGGGGTCATGACCCGTGGCTGCGGCGAGCTTGACGCCGAGCAGCTCGCCGATCTGGTGGAAGGACGCGGCGCCGCCCTGCGCAGCGAAGCCCATGAGGACGCCCTGGTGATCAGCCTCAAGTGCGCCAGCAGCGATCTGCTCGAGCTGCTGCCCCTGCTGATCGCCATGGCCCGCGATCCAGCCCTGGAGGACGACCAGGTGACCCTCGAGCGCGACCTGAACCTCCAGAACCTGCAGCGGCAGCAGGAGGATCCCTTTCAGCTCGCCCATGACCACCTGCGTCGCTTGCTCTACGACGACGGCCCCTACGGCCACGATCCTCTGGGGGTTCCCGATGAGCTCTCCCGGCTGGGCCCCGGCGAGATCCGCCCCCAGCTTGCGGACCTCGGGCGCCATGGCGCCGTGCTGGTGCTCTGCGGTGACCTGCCGGATCCCGATGCCGTGCGGCAGTGCCTCAATGCCCAGCTGGCCCTGACGCCCTGGCCGACGGCTGCCCCCCAGCCGGCACCCCAGCCGGCGCCCCTACGTCCCGGCTCCGCCGGCGCGGACCTGGCGCTGGTGCCCCAGGACACCGAACAACTGGTGCTGATGCTGGGGTCGGCCACGGTGCCCCTGGGCAACCCCGATGCCCTCTGCCTGCGGTTGCTGCAGGCCCATGCCGGCGTAGGGATGTCCAGCCGGTTGTTCGTGGTGATGCGGGAGGAGCGGGGACTGGCCTACGACGTGGGGGTGCACATGCCGGGACGCTGCGGCCCCAGCCCCTTCGTGTGGCACATGTCCACCTCCGCCGATCGGGCCGCCGAGGCCCTGGACTGCCTGCTGGACGAGTGGATGGAGCTGGGCCGCTCGCCCCTCAACGAAGACGAGCTCGTCCTGGCCAAGGCCAAATTCCGCGGCCAGGAAGCGATGGGCCGTCAGACCTGCGGCCAGGTGGCCGACCGCCAGGCCCTCGTGCTCGGCCACGGCCTTCCCGCCACCTATGTGCACGATGCCCTCGCCGAGGCGGAAGGGCTCGCGGCCATCAGCCTGCAGGCCGCAGCGCAACGCCAGCTGGAGCAGCCCAGGCTCAGCCTCTGCGGACCGGGCCCCGCCCTGGAGGCTGCGGCCGAGGTGTGGCGACGGCGCCAGCCCCATGGGCCGCCGGACACTCGTTAA
- a CDS encoding ferritin-like domain-containing protein: MPVTYPRKLSNNLSARQVMQQVVKKRELQILFLNSYRFNEQRSCLELTSLIELLDGEPAELVRDLSHHVSDEARHAVWLTDLLYELGEPIGNPATSSYIDELNRLLDSSAAGARKDEAVVAALASINATEKRGCQTFSAHIHALKTAPASEENARIQATLEKILPEEAAHVRWGNRWLCRIASRSAADRARVDEAKHRYSLIEHAAYAAGMDITAGAELRRLASLVDIANTIPAWQRPAYLLERLPQTLLAPDLQKSRFLAARRVWEQEPAQFFETFVPMFLSGLKGLRPSSSRA, from the coding sequence ATGCCTGTCACCTATCCCCGCAAGCTCTCCAACAACCTCAGCGCCCGGCAGGTGATGCAGCAGGTGGTGAAAAAGCGGGAATTGCAGATTCTCTTTCTGAACAGTTATCGCTTCAACGAACAGCGCTCCTGCCTCGAACTCACCAGCCTGATCGAGTTGCTCGACGGCGAACCAGCGGAACTGGTGCGTGATCTCTCCCACCACGTGAGTGATGAGGCCCGCCATGCCGTGTGGCTCACCGACCTCCTCTACGAGCTGGGCGAACCGATCGGCAACCCGGCCACGTCTTCCTACATCGACGAGCTCAACCGCCTGCTGGACAGCTCCGCCGCCGGTGCCCGCAAGGATGAGGCCGTGGTGGCGGCCCTGGCCTCGATCAACGCCACCGAAAAGCGCGGCTGCCAGACCTTCTCGGCCCACATCCACGCCCTCAAGACGGCCCCGGCCAGCGAAGAGAACGCCAGGATCCAGGCCACCCTCGAGAAGATCCTGCCCGAGGAGGCCGCCCACGTGCGCTGGGGCAACCGCTGGCTCTGCCGGATCGCCAGCCGCAGTGCCGCCGACCGCGCCCGGGTGGATGAGGCCAAGCACCGCTATTCCCTGATCGAGCACGCGGCCTATGCCGCCGGCATGGACATCACCGCCGGGGCAGAGCTGCGAAGGCTGGCGAGCCTGGTGGACATCGCCAACACCATTCCCGCCTGGCAGCGTCCGGCCTACCTGCTGGAGCGTCTGCCCCAGACGCTGCTGGCACCGGATCTGCAGAAATCCCGCTTCCTGGCGGCGCGCCGGGTGTGGGAGCAGGAACCGGCCCAGTTCTTCGAGACCTTCGTGCCGATGTTCCTCAGCGGCCTCAAGGGGCTGCGGCCCAGCTCCAGCCGGGCCTGA
- a CDS encoding NAD(P)H dehydrogenase assembly family protein, which translates to MPPVPSPTGPSEPSPTSGEDGSPSPEQAGMAPQEAVRAWRVGDQVSLQRTPRYLKTADPMPMLRPPDLVGIDEVGTVVGLRALGQLAVRFRRGTFLVEAEAVSAASGSEGSDSEGKDGAQG; encoded by the coding sequence ATGCCACCCGTTCCATCACCCACCGGCCCTTCGGAGCCGAGCCCGACCAGCGGCGAAGACGGCTCCCCCAGCCCCGAGCAGGCCGGCATGGCACCGCAGGAGGCGGTGAGGGCCTGGCGCGTCGGTGATCAGGTGAGCCTCCAGCGCACACCGCGCTATCTCAAGACAGCCGATCCGATGCCCATGCTGCGGCCGCCCGATCTGGTGGGGATCGATGAGGTGGGCACGGTGGTGGGCCTGCGGGCCCTGGGCCAGCTGGCCGTGCGATTCCGGCGCGGCACCTTTCTGGTGGAAGCGGAAGCCGTGAGCGCTGCGTCCGGATCCGAAGGGTCCGATTCCGAAGGGAAGGATGGGGCCCAGGGTTGA
- a CDS encoding biotin transporter BioY, with translation MRALANWSGAVAGLLLILVGGLIQAALPLPQASGGWALTPLPITLQVPALLLTALVCGPRSAILAAVAYLSLGLFQLPVFHGGGGAAYLLDPGFGYLAGFLPAAWLTGRLARQRGMNDVLNLTLASVTGLVVIQVCGALNLLLGALAGRWPGGVLPLLMSYSVGPLLPQLLLCCAVATTALVLRRLLLVPS, from the coding sequence TTGCGGGCTCTAGCGAACTGGAGTGGAGCGGTTGCCGGCCTGCTGCTGATCCTGGTGGGTGGCCTGATCCAGGCTGCCCTCCCCCTTCCCCAGGCCTCCGGTGGCTGGGCCCTCACGCCCCTGCCGATCACGCTGCAGGTGCCGGCTCTGCTGCTCACCGCCCTGGTCTGCGGCCCCCGCAGCGCCATCCTGGCGGCGGTGGCCTACCTCAGCCTGGGCCTGTTCCAGCTTCCGGTGTTCCATGGTGGCGGAGGAGCGGCCTACCTGCTGGACCCGGGCTTCGGCTACCTGGCGGGCTTTCTTCCCGCCGCCTGGCTCACGGGCAGGCTCGCCCGTCAACGCGGCATGAACGATGTGCTCAACCTCACCCTCGCGAGCGTGACCGGCCTGGTGGTGATTCAGGTGTGTGGGGCCCTCAACCTCCTGCTCGGTGCCCTGGCCGGCCGCTGGCCTGGCGGCGTTCTGCCGCTGCTGATGAGCTATTCCGTGGGGCCATTGCTGCCCCAGCTGCTGCTCTGCTGCGCCGTGGCGACAACGGCCCTGGTGCTGCGGCGTCTGCTGCTGGTGCCCTCGTGA
- the lspA gene encoding signal peptidase II: MSAGRRRSYLLAALVVLLDQVSKAWAVQALPPGVPRPLLPGLLELLLTWNTGAAFSLLTGHTEVLGVVSLVVGLGVAVWIGRQRALSLARSLALGFLLGGAVGNGIDRWRLGAVVDFLSFVPLSFPVFNLADVAINLAVLCFVIDLFGNHGPRRA; encoded by the coding sequence GTGAGTGCCGGCCGCAGGCGCAGCTATCTGCTGGCCGCCCTGGTGGTGCTGCTGGATCAGGTCAGCAAGGCCTGGGCCGTGCAGGCCCTGCCACCCGGCGTGCCCCGACCCCTGCTGCCCGGACTCCTCGAGCTGCTGCTCACCTGGAACACCGGTGCGGCCTTCAGCCTCCTGACCGGCCACACCGAGGTGCTGGGGGTGGTGAGCCTGGTTGTGGGCCTCGGGGTTGCGGTGTGGATCGGGCGCCAGCGGGCGCTGAGCCTGGCCCGGAGCCTGGCGCTCGGCTTCCTGCTGGGGGGCGCGGTGGGCAATGGCATCGACCGCTGGCGGCTCGGGGCTGTGGTGGACTTCCTCTCCTTCGTGCCGTTGAGCTTTCCCGTGTTCAACCTCGCCGATGTGGCCATCAACCTGGCCGTGCTCTGCTTCGTGATCGATCTGTTCGGAAACCATGGCCCCCGTCGCGCTTGA